The following coding sequences are from one Geodermatophilus normandii window:
- a CDS encoding ArnT family glycosyltransferase, giving the protein MTATVPPPPSPAAPLGSRAARLLRSRDADPRWVRPALLGLLGATGLLYLWGLSASGWANAYYSAAAQAGSQSWEAFFYGSSDAANSITVDKPPASLWVMALSVRLFGLSSWSLLVPQALMGVATVGLLYLAVRRVAGPGAGLLAGTVAALTPVAVLVFRFNNPDALLVLLLTAAACALTRAVERASGRALALVGVLVGLAFLTKMLQALLVVAGFALAYLTAAPTTLGRRIRHLLGAGLALVVTAGWWVAVVELVPASARPYVGGSRTDSVWELIWGYNGLGRLTGQEIGNVGAAPGWGDAGSAGCSPPRSAARWPGCCRPRCCCWSPASPSSAGRRAPTRPGPRCSPGEPGWASPA; this is encoded by the coding sequence ATGACCGCCACCGTGCCGCCTCCCCCGTCCCCCGCCGCACCCCTCGGGAGCCGGGCCGCCCGCCTGCTGCGGAGCCGCGACGCCGACCCGCGCTGGGTCCGTCCGGCCCTGCTCGGCCTGCTCGGCGCCACCGGCCTGCTGTACCTGTGGGGCCTGTCGGCCTCCGGCTGGGCCAACGCCTACTACTCGGCCGCCGCCCAGGCCGGCTCGCAGAGCTGGGAGGCCTTTTTCTACGGGTCCTCGGACGCGGCCAACTCGATCACCGTGGACAAGCCGCCCGCCTCACTGTGGGTGATGGCGCTGTCGGTGCGCCTGTTCGGCCTGTCGTCGTGGTCGCTGCTGGTGCCGCAGGCGCTCATGGGCGTGGCCACCGTGGGGCTGCTGTACCTGGCCGTGCGCCGGGTCGCCGGTCCGGGCGCCGGGCTGCTCGCCGGGACGGTGGCAGCCCTGACCCCGGTCGCCGTGCTCGTGTTCCGGTTCAACAACCCCGACGCCCTGCTCGTGCTGCTGCTGACCGCGGCGGCCTGCGCGCTGACCCGTGCCGTCGAGCGGGCCAGTGGGCGGGCGCTCGCGCTGGTCGGGGTGCTGGTCGGCCTGGCCTTCCTCACGAAGATGCTCCAGGCGCTGCTGGTCGTCGCGGGGTTCGCGCTGGCCTACCTGACGGCCGCGCCGACGACCCTGGGCCGGCGCATCCGGCACCTGCTCGGCGCCGGCCTGGCGCTGGTCGTGACCGCCGGGTGGTGGGTCGCCGTCGTGGAGCTGGTGCCCGCCTCGGCGCGGCCCTACGTCGGCGGGTCGCGGACCGACTCGGTCTGGGAGCTGATCTGGGGGTACAACGGCCTGGGCCGGCTGACCGGTCAGGAGATCGGCAACGTCGGTGCCGCGCCGGGCTGGGGGGACGCCGGGTCGGCCGGCTGTTCGCCGCCGCGGTCGGCGGCCAGGTGGCCTGGCTGCTGCCGGCCGCGCTGCTGTTGCTGGTCGCCGGCCTCGCCGTCGTCGGCCGGGCGCCGCGCACCGACCCGACCCGGGCCGCGCTGCTCACCTGGGGAGCCTGGCTGGGCGTCACCGGCCTGA
- a CDS encoding EthD family reductase — protein sequence MVHRLVVSYGQPDDPAAFDAYYRDTHTPLAVQMPGLVRLTTGRPRSMDPAHPAPYLVAQLDFDSEQAMGEAFASDEGRATAKDVPRFASGGAVMSHYEVNEVHVSR from the coding sequence ATGGTGCACAGGCTGGTGGTCAGCTACGGGCAGCCCGACGACCCGGCGGCGTTCGACGCGTACTACCGCGACACGCACACCCCGCTCGCCGTGCAGATGCCCGGGCTGGTCCGGCTGACCACCGGACGCCCCCGGTCGATGGACCCCGCGCACCCCGCCCCGTACCTGGTCGCGCAGCTCGACTTCGACTCCGAGCAGGCCATGGGCGAGGCCTTCGCCTCCGACGAGGGCAGGGCGACGGCGAAGGACGTGCCGAGGTTCGCCAGCGGCGGCGCGGTCATGAGCCACTACGAGGTGAACGAGGTGCACGTCTCCCGGTGA
- a CDS encoding NADP-dependent oxidoreductase, whose amino-acid sequence MRAVGVTEFGGPEALTVVDVPDEPLGPGRVRLSVRAAAVSPTDTHLRSGAYAGRDPVKTPPWVPGMDAAGEVVEVADDVDRVAVGDAVMAIVVPSGAHGAYREDLVLPAGSVARVPAGADAVAACTLPMNALTARLALDQMALPPRSVVAVTGAAGAFGGYVVQLAKADGHTVVADASEADERLVRDLGADVVVRRGDDVAERIRAEVPDGVDGLADGSVQDALVLPAVRDGGKVATVRGYRGDGSGRVEVLPTLVRRYAENAAALDRLREQVESGELTLRVARTFAPEEAPEAHRVLAAGGVRGRLVITF is encoded by the coding sequence GTGCGAGCCGTGGGAGTGACCGAGTTCGGCGGGCCCGAGGCCCTCACCGTCGTCGACGTGCCCGACGAGCCGCTCGGGCCCGGCCGGGTGCGGCTGAGTGTGCGGGCCGCGGCGGTCAGCCCGACCGACACTCACCTGCGCAGCGGCGCCTACGCCGGGCGCGACCCGGTGAAGACGCCACCGTGGGTACCCGGCATGGACGCCGCCGGCGAGGTGGTCGAGGTCGCCGACGACGTCGACCGGGTGGCCGTCGGCGACGCGGTCATGGCGATCGTCGTCCCCTCCGGCGCGCACGGCGCCTACCGCGAGGACCTCGTGCTGCCGGCCGGCTCGGTGGCCCGTGTGCCCGCCGGTGCCGACGCCGTCGCCGCCTGCACGCTGCCGATGAACGCGCTCACCGCCCGTCTCGCCCTCGACCAGATGGCGCTGCCTCCCCGGTCGGTGGTCGCGGTGACCGGCGCGGCGGGCGCCTTCGGCGGCTACGTCGTCCAGCTGGCGAAGGCCGACGGGCACACCGTCGTCGCCGACGCCTCCGAGGCCGACGAGCGGCTGGTCCGCGACCTCGGCGCCGACGTCGTGGTGCGGCGGGGCGACGACGTGGCCGAGCGGATCCGCGCGGAGGTCCCCGACGGCGTCGACGGGCTGGCCGACGGGTCGGTGCAGGACGCGCTGGTGCTGCCCGCGGTCCGCGACGGCGGGAAGGTGGCCACCGTGCGCGGCTACCGCGGCGACGGGTCGGGCCGCGTCGAGGTGCTGCCGACGCTGGTGCGCCGCTACGCCGAGAACGCCGCCGCGCTCGACCGGCTGCGCGAGCAGGTCGAGTCCGGCGAGCTGACGCTGCGGGTGGCCCGCACCTTCGCGCCGGAGGAGGCGCCCGAGGCCCACCGCGTGCTGGCCGCCGGCGGGGTGCGCGGCCGCCTGGTGATCACCTTCTGA
- a CDS encoding glycosyltransferase codes for MPPLLLGTDHRAAAAGRGRPVVDVVVPVRDEQTDLEPCLRRLHAHLTGSLPYPFRITVAENGSTDRTLEIAHRVAAELPGVEVLALPEPGRGRALRTAWLRSDAPVLVYTDVDLSTDLAALLPLVAPLISGHSDLAVGTRLSRSSRVVRGLKREVVSRGYNLLLRRTLATSLSDAQCGFKAIRADVAAELLPLVEDTGWFFDTELLVLAERAGLRIHEVPVDWVDDPDSRVDVLQTARADVAGIVRLLRALSTGRLPLARLRATIGRRPLPELLPGVPASLAGQLVRFAAIGVLSTAAHLALFVLLRGVVPAQAANLLALLVTAVANTAANRRVTFGVRGWDGAGRSQLQGLVVLALALTLTSGSLGLLHALVAVPSPAAELTVLVAANAAATLLRFLLLRGWVFRPDRTSPTGDPAGPPRPARPGSETTR; via the coding sequence ATGCCACCGCTCCTGCTCGGCACGGACCACCGCGCCGCTGCCGCCGGCCGTGGACGTCCCGTCGTCGACGTCGTCGTCCCGGTGCGCGACGAGCAGACCGACCTCGAACCCTGCCTGCGCCGTCTGCACGCCCACCTGACCGGGTCGCTGCCCTACCCCTTCCGCATCACCGTCGCGGAGAACGGCAGCACCGACCGCACCCTCGAGATCGCGCACCGGGTGGCCGCCGAACTGCCCGGCGTCGAGGTGCTCGCGCTGCCCGAGCCCGGGCGGGGACGCGCGCTGCGCACCGCCTGGCTGCGCTCGGACGCACCGGTCCTCGTCTACACCGACGTCGACCTGTCCACCGACCTCGCCGCACTGCTGCCGCTGGTCGCGCCGCTGATCAGTGGGCACTCCGACCTGGCCGTCGGCACCCGGCTCTCCCGCTCCTCCCGGGTCGTCCGCGGCCTGAAGCGCGAGGTGGTCTCACGCGGCTACAACCTGCTGCTGCGGCGCACGCTGGCCACCTCGCTGTCGGACGCGCAGTGCGGCTTCAAGGCCATCCGCGCGGACGTCGCCGCTGAGCTGCTGCCCCTCGTCGAGGACACCGGCTGGTTCTTCGACACCGAGTTGCTGGTGCTGGCCGAGCGCGCCGGGCTGCGCATCCACGAGGTGCCCGTCGACTGGGTGGACGACCCCGACAGCCGGGTCGACGTCCTGCAGACGGCGAGGGCCGACGTCGCCGGGATCGTGCGGTTGCTGCGCGCCCTGTCGACCGGCCGGCTACCGCTGGCCCGGCTGCGGGCCACCATCGGCCGCCGGCCGCTGCCCGAGCTGCTGCCCGGCGTCCCTGCCTCGCTGGCCGGCCAGCTGGTGCGCTTCGCCGCGATCGGCGTCCTGTCCACCGCTGCCCACCTGGCGCTGTTCGTCCTGCTGCGCGGCGTCGTCCCCGCCCAGGCGGCCAACCTGCTCGCGTTGCTGGTGACGGCGGTGGCCAACACCGCGGCCAACCGGCGGGTGACCTTCGGCGTCCGCGGCTGGGACGGCGCCGGCCGCTCCCAGCTGCAGGGCCTGGTCGTCCTCGCCCTGGCGCTCACGCTCACCAGCGGATCGCTCGGCCTGCTGCACGCCCTCGTCGCCGTCCCGTCGCCGGCCGCCGAGCTGACCGTGCTCGTCGCCGCGAACGCGGCCGCCACGCTGCTGCGCTTCCTGCTGCTCCGGGGCTGGGTGTTCCGCCCGGACCGCACCTCCCCCACCGGCGACCCCGCCGGCCCCCCGCGACCTGCCCGTCCCGGATCGGAGACCACGCGATGA
- a CDS encoding acetolactate synthase large subunit: MNGAQALIRTLVDAGVDVCFANPGTSEMHFVAALDDVPEMRGVLTLFEGVATGAADGWARMTGRPAATLLHLGPGMGNGLANLHNARRGRTPMVNVVGDHGRSHKRLDAPLESDIDAVAGTVSGWVRRSLAPEDVAADAADAVAAAARGQIATLVLPADVSWSDGAAVADPPPPWSPPAPPEARVAEVASVLQSGEPTVVLLGGDVLASEDGQLAASAIAGATGARLLAETFPARIVRGAGLPDIGKLPYPPEVAIKALAGTRHLVLAGARSPVHFFAYPGVPGTPVPEDCTVHVLSEPGEDGVAALRALGEAAAPGAAPELLEASRPELPTGRLTPRGVSAVVGALLPERAIVVDEAITSGVGIAELTSGAPRHDWLALTGGAIGDGLPMAVGAAVACPDRPVLVLQADGSAMYTLQALWTMAREQLDVTVLLYDNASYAILQGELSRVGAAGGGERAGQLLDLGGPALDFVALATGMGVPATRAGTAEELAEQLGTALREPGPHLVQAVLRPAG, encoded by the coding sequence GTGAACGGCGCCCAGGCCCTCATCCGCACGCTCGTCGACGCCGGGGTCGACGTCTGCTTCGCCAACCCCGGCACGTCGGAGATGCACTTCGTCGCCGCGCTCGACGACGTCCCCGAGATGCGCGGCGTCCTCACCCTGTTCGAGGGGGTGGCCACCGGCGCCGCCGACGGCTGGGCGCGCATGACCGGCCGGCCCGCCGCCACCCTGCTCCACCTCGGGCCGGGCATGGGCAACGGGCTGGCCAACCTGCACAACGCCCGCCGCGGCCGGACGCCGATGGTCAACGTCGTCGGCGACCACGGCCGCTCGCACAAGCGGCTGGACGCGCCGCTGGAGTCCGACATCGACGCCGTCGCCGGCACCGTGTCGGGCTGGGTGCGGCGGTCGCTGGCGCCGGAGGACGTCGCCGCCGACGCCGCGGACGCGGTCGCCGCGGCGGCGCGCGGGCAGATCGCCACGCTGGTGCTGCCGGCCGACGTGTCGTGGTCCGACGGTGCCGCCGTGGCCGACCCGCCGCCGCCCTGGTCCCCGCCCGCGCCGCCCGAGGCCCGGGTGGCCGAGGTGGCGTCGGTGCTGCAGTCGGGCGAACCGACCGTGGTCCTGCTCGGGGGCGACGTCCTGGCGAGCGAGGACGGGCAGCTCGCCGCGTCCGCCATCGCCGGGGCCACGGGTGCCCGGCTGCTCGCCGAGACCTTCCCGGCGCGGATCGTGCGCGGCGCCGGTCTGCCCGACATCGGGAAGCTGCCCTATCCGCCGGAGGTGGCGATCAAGGCGCTGGCCGGCACCCGGCACCTGGTGCTGGCCGGGGCGCGGTCCCCGGTGCACTTCTTCGCCTACCCGGGGGTGCCGGGCACGCCGGTGCCCGAGGACTGCACCGTGCACGTCCTGTCCGAGCCCGGCGAGGACGGCGTCGCGGCGCTGCGCGCGCTCGGGGAGGCGGCCGCCCCCGGCGCGGCACCGGAACTGCTGGAGGCCTCGCGCCCGGAGCTGCCGACCGGCCGCCTGACGCCGCGCGGGGTGTCGGCGGTGGTCGGCGCGCTGCTGCCCGAGCGGGCGATCGTGGTCGACGAGGCGATCACCTCCGGCGTCGGGATCGCCGAGCTGACCTCGGGCGCGCCGCGGCACGACTGGCTGGCCCTGACCGGCGGCGCGATCGGCGACGGCCTGCCGATGGCGGTCGGCGCGGCGGTGGCCTGTCCCGACCGGCCCGTGCTGGTCCTGCAGGCCGACGGCAGCGCGATGTACACGCTGCAGGCGCTGTGGACGATGGCCCGCGAGCAGCTCGACGTCACGGTCCTGCTGTACGACAACGCGTCCTACGCCATCCTGCAGGGCGAGCTGTCCCGGGTGGGCGCCGCCGGTGGCGGGGAGCGGGCCGGTCAGCTGCTCGACCTAGGCGGTCCGGCGCTGGACTTCGTCGCGCTGGCCACCGGGATGGGCGTGCCCGCCACCCGCGCCGGGACCGCCGAGGAGCTGGCCGAGCAGCTGGGCACCGCGCTGCGCGAGCCCGGTCCGCACCTCGTGCAGGCGGTGCTGCGACCGGCCGGCTGA
- a CDS encoding acyl-CoA dehydrogenase family protein: MARLAQTADLTDIQQEILSTVRSFVDKEIIPHAQALEHADEYPTEIVDGLKELGIFGLMIPEEYGGLGESLLTYALVVEEIARGWMSVSGVINTHFIVAYMIRQHGTQAQKEHFLPRMATGEVRGAFSMSEPGLGSDVAGIRTKAVPDGDDYVIDGQKMWLTNGGSSTLVAALVRTDLGAEKAHQNLTTFLVEKPAGFGTVAPGLTIPGKIDKMGYKGVDTTELVFDGYRIGADMVLGGQPGRGFAQMMDGVEVGRVNVAARACGISIRAFELAVEYAQQRETFGRPIVQHQAIAFQLAEMATKVEAAHLMMVNAARLKDAGRRNDVEAGMAKLIASEYCAEVTTQSFRIHGGYGYSKEYEIERLMREAPFLLIGEGTSEIQKTIISRGLLKEYGLHR; this comes from the coding sequence GTGGCCCGACTGGCGCAGACCGCCGACCTGACCGACATCCAGCAGGAGATCCTGTCGACGGTCAGGAGCTTCGTGGACAAGGAGATCATCCCGCACGCGCAGGCCCTCGAGCACGCCGACGAGTACCCGACCGAGATCGTCGACGGGCTCAAGGAGCTCGGCATCTTCGGGCTGATGATCCCCGAGGAGTACGGCGGCCTCGGCGAGTCGCTGCTGACCTACGCGCTGGTGGTCGAGGAGATCGCCCGCGGCTGGATGAGCGTCTCCGGCGTCATCAACACCCACTTCATCGTCGCCTACATGATCCGCCAGCACGGCACGCAGGCGCAGAAGGAGCACTTCCTGCCGCGCATGGCCACCGGCGAGGTCCGCGGCGCGTTCTCGATGTCCGAGCCGGGGCTGGGCTCCGACGTCGCCGGCATCCGCACCAAGGCGGTGCCGGACGGCGACGACTACGTCATCGACGGCCAGAAGATGTGGCTGACCAACGGCGGGTCCTCGACGCTGGTGGCCGCCCTGGTGCGCACCGACCTCGGCGCGGAGAAGGCGCACCAGAACCTGACGACGTTCCTGGTCGAGAAGCCGGCCGGCTTCGGCACCGTCGCCCCGGGCCTGACCATCCCCGGCAAGATCGACAAGATGGGCTACAAGGGCGTCGACACCACCGAGCTGGTGTTCGACGGCTACCGCATCGGCGCGGACATGGTCCTCGGCGGGCAGCCCGGCCGCGGCTTCGCGCAGATGATGGACGGCGTCGAGGTGGGCCGCGTGAACGTCGCCGCCCGCGCCTGCGGCATCTCCATCCGCGCCTTCGAGCTCGCGGTGGAGTACGCCCAGCAGCGGGAGACCTTCGGCAGGCCGATCGTGCAGCACCAGGCGATCGCCTTCCAGCTGGCCGAGATGGCCACCAAGGTCGAGGCCGCTCACCTGATGATGGTCAACGCGGCCCGCCTCAAGGACGCCGGCCGGCGCAACGACGTCGAGGCCGGCATGGCCAAGCTGATCGCCAGCGAGTACTGCGCCGAGGTGACCACGCAGTCCTTCCGCATCCACGGCGGCTACGGCTACTCCAAGGAGTACGAGATCGAGCGCCTCATGCGCGAGGCGCCGTTCCTGCTCATCGGCGAGGGCACCAGCGAGATCCAGAAGACGATCATCAGCCGCGGCCTGCTCAAGGAGTACGGTCTCCACCGCTGA